A genomic region of Desulfovibrio sp. contains the following coding sequences:
- a CDS encoding DUF1844 domain-containing protein — MSDNNCGCKADGPMPEVTFSTFIISLASSALVHLGEVPNPETGGTETNLPLAKHSIDVLEMLRAKTENGLEEQERKLLESILYELRMKFVMKCGPDCACQSKKS; from the coding sequence ATGAGTGACAATAACTGCGGCTGCAAGGCCGATGGCCCCATGCCGGAAGTGACGTTTTCGACCTTTATCATTTCGCTGGCGTCGTCGGCCTTGGTGCATCTGGGCGAAGTGCCCAATCCCGAAACCGGCGGTACGGAAACAAACCTGCCGCTGGCAAAGCACAGCATTGATGTGCTGGAAATGCTGCGCGCCAAGACCGAAAACGGGCTGGAAGAACAGGAGCGAAAGCTGCTGGAAAGCATCCTCTACGAACTGCGCATGAAGTTCGTCATGAAATGCGGCCCGGACTGCGCCTGTCAGTCAAAAAAATCTTAA
- the argC gene encoding N-acetyl-gamma-glutamyl-phosphate reductase has product MKTINVGLVGITGYAGMELTRLLVSHPSMRLAMACSRAESGKRLGDFYPFLNHMPGADVVISVFDPQEAARQCDVVFLAVPAGTAMDMAEMLLRAGVKVVDLSADFRLRDPETYATWYKREHVCTDLLHKAVYGLPELYAAEIARAKLIANPGCYPTSVILGLYAAIKNDLVHTDDIVVDAKSGATGAGRKAAVPTLFCEISDNFRAYGLPTHRHTPEIEQELSLLAGHDMRVSFNTHILPTNRGILSTIYTKLKNPATSLDEVREVFTRTWEHSPWVRILPKGALPETRFVRGSMFCDLGLVVDPRTGRLIIISAIDNLCRGASGQAMANANLMCGLPVETGLNTLAPLA; this is encoded by the coding sequence ATGAAGACAATCAATGTGGGTCTGGTGGGCATTACCGGCTACGCGGGCATGGAGCTGACGCGGCTTCTCGTGAGCCATCCTTCCATGCGGCTTGCCATGGCCTGTTCGCGGGCGGAATCCGGCAAACGGCTGGGGGATTTCTATCCTTTTCTTAACCACATGCCCGGCGCGGATGTGGTCATCAGCGTTTTTGACCCGCAGGAAGCCGCCCGCCAGTGCGATGTGGTTTTTCTTGCCGTGCCCGCAGGCACAGCCATGGACATGGCTGAAATGCTGCTGCGCGCCGGGGTGAAGGTTGTTGACCTCTCGGCGGATTTTCGCCTGCGCGACCCCGAAACCTATGCCACATGGTACAAGCGCGAGCACGTGTGCACTGATCTGCTGCACAAGGCCGTGTACGGCCTGCCCGAGCTGTACGCCGCTGAGATTGCAAGAGCAAAACTCATCGCCAACCCCGGCTGTTACCCCACCTCGGTGATTCTGGGTCTGTACGCCGCCATCAAGAACGACCTCGTGCACACCGACGACATCGTGGTGGACGCCAAATCCGGAGCCACGGGCGCTGGCCGCAAGGCAGCCGTGCCCACGCTGTTCTGCGAAATTTCCGACAATTTCCGCGCATACGGTCTGCCCACGCACCGGCATACGCCGGAAATCGAGCAGGAACTCAGCCTGCTGGCGGGCCACGACATGCGGGTTTCGTTCAACACGCACATTCTGCCCACCAACAGGGGCATTTTGTCCACCATCTATACCAAGCTCAAAAACCCCGCTACCAGCCTGGACGAAGTGCGCGAGGTCTTTACCCGCACGTGGGAACACAGCCCGTGGGTTCGCATCCTGCCCAAGGGTGCGCTGCCCGAAACGCGTTTTGTGCGCGGCAGCATGTTCTGCGACCTTGGTCTTGTGGTAGACCCCCGTACAGGGCGGCTCATCATCATTTCCGCCATCGACAACCTGTGCAGGGGCGCATCCGGTCAGGCCATGGCCAACGCCAACCTCATGTGCGGGCTGCCGGTAGAAACGGGCCTCAATACTTTGGCCCCGCTGGCGTAA
- the hypD gene encoding hydrogenase formation protein HypD gives MQLETAFQNPQLCHSLLDRLNRALDGRTMRFMEVCGTHTVAIFQSGLRSLLPKSVTHLSGPGCPVCVTHDAEVAAFLELAGRDRVIIATFGDLLRVPGPGGLSLKHAQAQGARVEIVYSPLDALTLAAANPGDTVVFLGIGFETTAPTVAATLLTAQQRGLNNFCVLSLHKLVPPALRILLEDSQCGVEAFLLPGHVSTILGLEPYAFLARDFHVPGIVGGFQPADILLALCLMAEQMRDGKPDVVNAYPRAVDDTGNPRARALLEQFFQPADALWRGIGRIPQSGLALRPEYESMDAMKRLDLTLPDVPPLPGCRCGDVLKGRITPPDCPLFGKRCTPANPVGPCMVSTEGSCAAYFKYSER, from the coding sequence ATGCAACTGGAAACCGCCTTTCAGAATCCGCAACTGTGCCACAGCCTTCTTGATCGCCTTAACCGCGCCCTTGATGGTCGCACAATGCGCTTCATGGAAGTGTGCGGCACCCATACGGTTGCCATCTTCCAGAGCGGCCTGCGCTCGCTCCTGCCCAAATCGGTAACGCACCTTTCCGGCCCCGGCTGCCCCGTATGCGTCACGCACGATGCGGAAGTAGCCGCCTTTCTGGAGCTTGCGGGCCGTGACCGCGTCATCATAGCCACTTTTGGCGACCTTTTGCGCGTGCCCGGCCCCGGCGGCCTCAGCCTCAAACACGCTCAGGCCCAAGGGGCGCGGGTTGAAATTGTCTATTCGCCGCTGGACGCTCTTACCCTCGCGGCGGCCAACCCCGGCGATACAGTGGTTTTTCTGGGCATTGGTTTTGAAACCACCGCCCCCACCGTGGCAGCCACCCTGCTCACCGCCCAGCAGCGCGGATTGAACAATTTCTGTGTGCTCTCCCTGCACAAGCTTGTGCCCCCTGCCCTGCGCATCCTGCTTGAAGACAGCCAGTGCGGCGTGGAAGCCTTTTTGCTGCCGGGACACGTTTCCACCATTCTTGGGCTGGAACCCTACGCCTTTCTGGCGCGCGATTTTCATGTTCCCGGCATTGTGGGCGGCTTCCAGCCCGCAGACATTCTGCTGGCCCTCTGCCTCATGGCCGAGCAGATGCGCGATGGCAAGCCCGATGTGGTCAATGCCTACCCCCGCGCCGTGGACGACACGGGCAACCCCCGCGCCCGCGCCCTGCTGGAACAGTTTTTTCAACCGGCGGACGCCCTGTGGCGCGGCATAGGCCGCATACCGCAGAGCGGCCTGGCCCTGCGCCCGGAGTATGAGAGCATGGACGCCATGAAGCGCCTTGACCTCACCCTGCCGGACGTCCCCCCCCTGCCCGGCTGTCGCTGCGGCGATGTGCTCAAGGGGCGCATTACCCCGCCGGACTGCCCGCTTTTCGGCAAGCGCTGCACGCCCGCCAATCCCGTTGGCCCATGTATGGTTTCCACCGAGGGCAGCTGCGCGGCCTACTTTAAATATTCGGAGCGATAA
- the hypE gene encoding hydrogenase expression/formation protein HypE gives MDDCLLLDAGSGGRASQRLIAQCFMRHFANPLLERMDDAALLTDISGPLAMSTDSYTVTPLFFAGGSIGSLAVHGTVNDVAMLGARPRYLSCGFILEEGLPLETLERVVADMGAAAREAGVSIVTGDTKVVPRGACDKIFINTTGIGQVFASPSPSGHNARPGDAVLVSGAMGDHGLTVMGSREGLSFLTDVASDSAPLNHMIEDIITAVGEVHVLRDPTRGGLATTLNEIAEQSQVSILLDEVSVPVHEAVRNGCSFLGMDPLYLANEGKCICIVPENSAEAALEAMRRSPYGKEAARIGTVTEGKAQVALQTRIGGRRLLGMLEGAQLPRIC, from the coding sequence ATGGACGATTGCCTTCTTCTTGATGCTGGCAGCGGCGGCAGAGCCTCGCAGCGCCTTATTGCCCAGTGTTTCATGCGCCATTTTGCCAATCCCCTGCTGGAACGCATGGACGATGCGGCGCTTTTGACCGATATCTCCGGCCCGCTGGCCATGAGCACCGATTCCTACACGGTGACGCCACTGTTTTTCGCAGGCGGCAGCATCGGCAGCTTGGCTGTGCACGGCACCGTCAACGATGTCGCCATGCTGGGCGCACGGCCCCGCTACCTGAGCTGCGGATTCATCCTTGAAGAAGGCCTGCCCCTCGAAACCCTTGAGCGCGTCGTGGCCGACATGGGCGCGGCAGCTCGCGAGGCGGGCGTGAGCATTGTGACGGGCGACACCAAGGTTGTGCCGCGCGGTGCTTGCGACAAGATTTTCATCAATACCACAGGCATCGGGCAGGTGTTTGCCTCGCCCTCGCCCTCGGGGCACAATGCCCGGCCCGGCGATGCAGTACTGGTCAGCGGAGCCATGGGCGACCACGGCCTCACGGTCATGGGCAGCCGCGAAGGACTGTCCTTCCTTACGGACGTGGCCTCGGACTCCGCCCCGCTGAACCACATGATCGAAGACATCATCACCGCTGTGGGCGAGGTGCATGTGCTGCGCGACCCCACACGCGGCGGCCTTGCCACCACGCTCAACGAAATCGCCGAACAGTCGCAGGTTTCCATCCTGCTTGACGAGGTCAGCGTTCCCGTTCACGAAGCCGTGCGCAACGGCTGTTCCTTCCTCGGCATGGATCCTCTGTACCTTGCCAACGAAGGCAAGTGCATCTGCATTGTGCCCGAAAACAGCGCAGAAGCAGCCCTTGAGGCCATGCGCCGCTCGCCCTACGGCAAGGAAGCGGCCCGCATCGGCACGGTAACGGAAGGCAAGGCACAGGTGGCGCTGCAAACCCGCATAGGGGGCCGCCGCCTGCTGGGTATGCTGGAGGGCGCGCAGTTGCCCCGCATCTGTTAG
- a CDS encoding ATP-binding cassette domain-containing protein has product MERENMELALRSLSLTPGRDKAGQPEKTQIHFRPGEITALLGPTGAGKSRFLSDIESLAAGDTPTGRTVLLNGAEPDEDTRFDLQGRLVAQLTQNMNFVLDMGVMDFLRTHALSREVPDPEIAAARVFAAANELAGESFDGCTQLTQLSGGQSRALMIADTALLSWSPVLLIDEIENAGVDKRKALDLLLASDKIIVMATHDPVLALAADRRLVFEQGAVSAVLARTPAEDALLARLEDMEKHWSDVREALRKGADMSPWII; this is encoded by the coding sequence ATGGAGCGTGAAAATATGGAGCTGGCCCTGCGCAGCCTGAGCCTGACCCCTGGGCGCGACAAGGCAGGCCAGCCGGAAAAAACGCAGATTCACTTCCGCCCCGGTGAAATCACGGCTCTGTTGGGGCCAACGGGCGCTGGCAAGAGCCGCTTTTTGAGCGATATTGAGTCGCTGGCCGCAGGCGATACCCCAACTGGCCGCACCGTGCTGCTCAACGGCGCAGAACCCGATGAAGACACGCGCTTTGATCTACAGGGGCGGCTGGTGGCCCAGCTGACCCAGAACATGAATTTTGTGCTGGATATGGGCGTGATGGATTTTTTGCGCACCCACGCCCTGAGCCGCGAGGTGCCAGACCCCGAAATTGCTGCGGCCAGGGTTTTTGCCGCCGCCAACGAACTGGCTGGCGAATCCTTTGACGGGTGTACGCAGTTGACCCAGCTTTCCGGCGGGCAGTCGCGCGCCCTGATGATTGCGGATACAGCCCTGCTCAGCTGGTCGCCCGTGCTGCTCATTGACGAAATTGAAAATGCCGGAGTGGACAAGCGCAAGGCCCTTGATCTGCTGCTGGCCTCGGACAAGATTATTGTCATGGCAACGCACGATCCTGTACTGGCCTTGGCGGCAGACAGGCGGCTGGTGTTCGAGCAGGGGGCCGTGTCCGCTGTGCTGGCGCGCACCCCGGCGGAAGACGCCCTGCTGGCCCGACTGGAAGATATGGAAAAGCACTGGTCTGACGTGCGCGAGGCCCTGCGCAAAGGGGCGGACATGTCGCCCTGGATTATTTAG
- a CDS encoding GTP-binding protein, whose protein sequence is MRLITVAGPPACGKTSLVVRAGAALKARGATCAVIKFDCLQTRDDELYAAADIPVSVALSGGLCPDHFFATNLEEAFAWAAETGADICIIETAGLCNRCSPHLRGALALCVIDNLMGIDAPEKIGPMLRLADVVAVTKGDLVSQAEREVYRYRIRQMNQRAVIRHVNGLTGQGCAELAAIMAIAPDIASVTDMRLRFAMPAAICSYCLSEMRIGARYQKGNVKKAEFGEGHGA, encoded by the coding sequence ATGCGTCTCATAACGGTGGCGGGGCCGCCCGCGTGCGGCAAGACCTCGCTTGTGGTCAGGGCTGGCGCGGCCCTGAAGGCGCGGGGCGCAACCTGCGCCGTCATCAAGTTTGACTGCCTGCAAACCCGAGACGACGAACTCTACGCAGCGGCGGATATTCCCGTTTCCGTGGCGCTTTCCGGCGGGCTATGCCCCGATCACTTTTTTGCCACCAATCTGGAAGAAGCCTTTGCCTGGGCCGCAGAAACCGGGGCCGACATCTGCATTATCGAAACAGCAGGCCTGTGCAACCGCTGTTCGCCGCATCTGCGCGGGGCTTTGGCCCTGTGCGTCATCGACAACCTCATGGGCATAGACGCGCCGGAAAAAATCGGGCCAATGCTGCGGCTGGCCGACGTGGTTGCCGTGACCAAGGGGGATCTGGTTTCGCAGGCAGAGCGCGAAGTCTACCGCTACCGCATCCGGCAGATGAACCAGCGGGCCGTTATCCGTCACGTGAACGGCCTGACCGGACAGGGCTGCGCGGAGCTTGCCGCCATCATGGCCATTGCGCCGGACATCGCCTCCGTAACCGACATGCGGCTGCGCTTCGCCATGCCCGCAGCCATCTGCTCCTATTGCCTGAGCGAAATGCGCATCGGCGCGCGTTACCAGAAGGGCAACGTCAAAAAGGCGGAATTTGGAGAAGGCCATGGAGCGTGA
- a CDS encoding ABC transporter substrate-binding protein produces the protein MKRLEHLMQALQQQDDIPVMGKTDLLLYAPCPVKLVVKEQIEAIAAAATPPLTAHIPMGCTSVDPYDPLYMESDANKLPAVIASIGYGDFWRGEFVRRFVNTGIFESVQPRVLNPLYADAGLIDPAGAYTIYGVTPYIFLVDHKKLDGLPAPKNWADLMNPRYRGQIVMCGDGDDMADAVLLNQYKDFGEPGVTGLAANIKSFMHSSRMAKVCGTAAPDAGGIFIIPLFFAESTKLPEHVEIVWPEDGAAASPLYLLAKKSEKARLAPVLDFFANGFGGIDSAAWFIPVDGSRPSQLPAGAKLKWVGWDFVESNDVNSLRDILALKFRRLQAGTACVS, from the coding sequence ATGAAAAGGCTTGAACATCTCATGCAGGCATTGCAGCAGCAGGATGACATCCCCGTTATGGGCAAAACCGACCTGCTGCTCTATGCCCCCTGCCCGGTAAAGCTTGTGGTCAAGGAGCAAATCGAGGCCATTGCCGCAGCGGCAACCCCGCCCCTGACGGCGCATATCCCCATGGGCTGCACCTCGGTTGATCCTTACGACCCGCTGTATATGGAATCTGACGCAAACAAGCTGCCCGCCGTTATAGCGTCCATTGGCTACGGCGACTTCTGGCGCGGTGAATTTGTGCGGCGTTTTGTCAACACGGGCATTTTTGAAAGCGTGCAGCCCCGCGTGCTGAACCCTCTGTACGCCGATGCCGGACTGATTGACCCCGCCGGGGCCTATACCATCTACGGCGTGACTCCGTACATTTTTCTGGTAGACCACAAAAAGCTGGACGGCCTGCCAGCGCCGAAAAACTGGGCAGACCTCATGAATCCCCGTTATCGCGGGCAGATTGTCATGTGCGGCGATGGCGACGACATGGCTGATGCCGTGCTGCTCAACCAGTACAAGGATTTTGGCGAACCGGGGGTTACCGGGCTTGCCGCCAACATCAAAAGCTTCATGCACTCCTCGCGTATGGCAAAGGTCTGCGGCACCGCCGCGCCCGATGCCGGGGGCATCTTTATCATCCCCCTGTTTTTTGCCGAAAGCACCAAACTTCCGGAGCATGTGGAAATTGTCTGGCCCGAGGACGGCGCAGCCGCAAGCCCCCTCTATCTGCTGGCAAAAAAATCAGAAAAAGCGCGTCTGGCCCCGGTGCTGGACTTTTTTGCCAATGGCTTTGGCGGCATAGACAGCGCCGCCTGGTTCATCCCTGTGGACGGTTCGCGCCCCTCGCAGTTGCCCGCAGGGGCAAAACTCAAATGGGTGGGCTGGGATTTTGTGGAAAGCAACGATGTGAACAGCCTGCGCGATATTCTGGCCTTGAAGTTCCGGCGGTTGCAGGCGGGCACGGCATGCGTCTCATAA
- a CDS encoding Nramp family divalent metal transporter, with the protein MSATSFWSKCNVSGITHKGEEFLKFVGPGLLVTVGFIDPGNWAANLAAGAEYGYSLLWMVSLSTFMLIVLQHNAAHLGIVTGKCMAEAITEYFPCTIGRLVLFSAFGASVMTSMAEILGGAIALRMLFSIPLPIGATLTALLAGGLLLFNSYSKVEKWIIGFVSLIGIAFLYELWLVPAGWLPQAAVGWVMPAFPEGSMLVIMSVLGAVVMPHNLFLHSEIIQSRQWNLEGDAFIKKRLDYEFFDTLFAMLVGWAINSAMIILAAAVFWTAGEHVTELEQARDLLKPLLGDNASVIFAVALLFAGVASSVTSGMAGGIMTSGMAGEAYNTKDKHSVMGIVGSLGCGLVLIWLTSDPFKGLLLSQMALSVQLPITMVSLVALTSSPKVMGKYANGKGTKLLLYTLTGIVTVLNIMLLFSALD; encoded by the coding sequence ATGAGTGCAACAAGCTTTTGGAGTAAGTGCAATGTGTCGGGCATTACCCATAAGGGCGAAGAATTCCTCAAATTTGTTGGGCCTGGCCTGCTGGTGACAGTGGGATTTATCGACCCCGGCAACTGGGCCGCCAATCTGGCCGCCGGGGCGGAATACGGTTATTCCCTGCTGTGGATGGTGAGCCTTTCCACCTTTATGCTCATTGTATTGCAGCACAATGCGGCGCATCTGGGTATTGTGACGGGCAAATGCATGGCCGAGGCCATAACGGAGTATTTTCCCTGCACCATTGGTCGGCTTGTACTGTTTAGCGCCTTTGGCGCTTCGGTCATGACCAGCATGGCCGAAATCCTCGGCGGGGCCATTGCCCTGCGCATGCTCTTTTCCATCCCTTTGCCCATTGGCGCAACCCTCACGGCCCTGTTGGCTGGCGGCCTTTTGCTGTTTAATTCGTACAGCAAGGTTGAAAAGTGGATCATCGGCTTTGTGTCGCTGATCGGCATCGCCTTTTTGTACGAGCTATGGCTGGTGCCTGCCGGATGGCTCCCTCAGGCTGCCGTGGGCTGGGTGATGCCAGCCTTTCCCGAAGGTTCCATGCTGGTGATCATGAGCGTGCTTGGCGCGGTGGTCATGCCGCACAATCTTTTTTTGCATTCCGAAATTATTCAGAGTCGCCAGTGGAATCTTGAGGGCGATGCCTTTATCAAAAAAAGGCTCGACTATGAATTTTTTGACACGCTCTTTGCCATGCTGGTGGGTTGGGCCATCAACAGCGCCATGATCATTCTGGCTGCCGCTGTGTTCTGGACAGCGGGGGAGCACGTGACGGAACTTGAACAGGCCCGCGACCTGCTTAAACCCCTGCTGGGCGACAACGCCTCCGTGATTTTTGCCGTGGCCCTGCTGTTTGCCGGGGTGGCCTCGTCCGTCACCTCGGGCATGGCGGGCGGCATCATGACATCGGGCATGGCGGGCGAGGCCTACAATACAAAGGACAAGCACAGCGTCATGGGCATTGTTGGCTCGCTGGGCTGCGGCCTTGTGCTCATCTGGCTGACCAGCGACCCCTTCAAGGGCTTGCTGCTTTCGCAGATGGCTCTTTCTGTGCAGTTGCCCATCACCATGGTTTCGCTGGTTGCGCTGACATCGTCCCCCAAGGTCATGGGCAAATACGCCAACGGCAAGGGCACAAAGCTGCTGCTCTACACGCTCACGGGCATCGTGACCGTGCTGAACATCATGCTGCTCTTCAGCGCGCTGGATTAG
- a CDS encoding methyl-accepting chemotaxis protein gives MTIRLRVILGFLFTIIVMAAGTLPFMVMTMRNNAEESYISNSSTQLRLMNNYVETFISGAERDVALLAQEPYIAEAVGLFPNFSNNKEADVFLRADLSVDAFKTVQPLVRLDEGSEDYVEAYAGYTDGSYATSADNAKVPAGYNTSKRPWYTQRAASTQKVGLADSYLSISGELVVAITHKMFSRRGDFTGVLGIDVSLNGLSQRFAELNFGKTGYFMLLENTGRILCDPRNKDLTGKIIGKDIQDPGLVKLFGTKDGSLQTVVNGQEVRANVLTTTHGWKILMLQSEEEIFATTNTAVRASVVITLSVALIMLLIAWAIARSINRPLSLIVKEADKVATGDLNVNLDARQFYGELAELYAALLNMVGNLQEMITTARQKGEEAEQQTALAKAATEQAEEARKEAENARREGMLSAAMQLEEVVKVISSASNELEAHIGQANHLSSESALRLGDAATAMNQMNATVREVASNASSASDMSDQTRANAENGEKIVQQALQSIDRVHSVSMALKDDMGTLNEHAQAISRIMNVISDIADQTNLLALNAAIEAARAGEAGRGFAVVADEVRKLAEKTMASTNDVGNAIAAIQQSTSKSVQSMDNALEQVQTATTYANKSGEALREIVNNALSTADQVRAIATASEEQSASSEEINKSILEVNERSEQTAHAMNAASGSVADLATQANTLSQLVADMKRG, from the coding sequence ATGACTATCAGACTGCGCGTTATCCTGGGATTCCTTTTTACAATTATTGTGATGGCAGCAGGCACCCTGCCCTTCATGGTCATGACCATGCGCAACAATGCAGAGGAAAGCTATATTTCCAATTCCTCAACCCAGTTGCGTCTCATGAACAACTATGTGGAAACATTCATCAGCGGCGCAGAACGCGACGTTGCCCTGCTGGCGCAGGAACCTTACATTGCTGAAGCTGTAGGGCTTTTCCCCAACTTCTCCAATAATAAAGAAGCCGATGTTTTTCTTCGCGCCGATCTTTCGGTAGATGCCTTCAAAACTGTTCAACCTCTTGTGAGGCTTGACGAAGGCTCCGAGGATTACGTGGAAGCCTACGCAGGCTACACTGACGGCAGTTACGCAACCTCTGCCGACAATGCCAAGGTGCCCGCTGGCTACAATACCAGCAAACGCCCCTGGTACACGCAGCGAGCGGCTTCTACGCAAAAGGTCGGCCTGGCCGACAGCTACCTTTCCATCTCTGGTGAGCTGGTGGTGGCCATCACGCACAAAATGTTTTCGCGCCGGGGCGACTTTACAGGCGTTCTGGGCATCGACGTTTCGCTCAACGGTCTGTCGCAGCGCTTTGCTGAGCTCAACTTCGGCAAGACCGGCTACTTCATGCTGCTCGAAAACACGGGGCGCATCCTCTGCGACCCGCGCAACAAGGATCTGACGGGCAAAATCATTGGCAAGGACATACAGGATCCCGGCCTCGTAAAGCTCTTTGGCACCAAGGACGGCTCGCTGCAAACCGTTGTGAACGGGCAGGAAGTGCGCGCCAATGTGCTCACAACAACGCACGGCTGGAAGATTCTCATGCTCCAGTCCGAAGAAGAAATTTTTGCGACCACCAACACCGCCGTGCGCGCCAGCGTGGTCATTACCCTCAGCGTGGCCCTGATCATGCTGCTGATCGCCTGGGCCATCGCGCGCTCCATCAATCGGCCCCTGAGCCTTATTGTTAAAGAGGCCGACAAGGTCGCCACCGGTGATCTCAACGTGAACCTTGACGCCCGGCAATTCTACGGCGAGCTGGCCGAGCTGTACGCTGCCCTGCTGAACATGGTTGGCAACCTGCAGGAAATGATCACCACTGCCCGCCAGAAAGGCGAGGAGGCCGAGCAGCAGACAGCCCTTGCAAAAGCCGCCACAGAGCAGGCCGAAGAAGCCCGCAAAGAGGCGGAAAACGCCCGCCGCGAGGGCATGCTCTCTGCCGCCATGCAACTGGAAGAAGTGGTGAAGGTCATCTCCTCCGCGTCCAACGAGCTTGAAGCCCACATAGGCCAGGCCAACCACCTTTCGAGCGAGTCGGCCCTGCGCCTCGGCGATGCTGCCACAGCCATGAATCAGATGAACGCCACAGTGCGCGAGGTGGCGAGCAATGCCTCGTCCGCTTCAGACATGTCTGACCAGACCAGGGCCAATGCCGAAAACGGTGAAAAAATTGTGCAGCAGGCCCTGCAAAGCATTGACCGCGTCCACTCGGTTTCCATGGCGCTCAAGGATGACATGGGTACGCTCAACGAGCATGCCCAGGCCATCAGCCGCATCATGAATGTTATTTCAGACATAGCCGACCAGACCAACCTGCTGGCCCTCAACGCCGCCATTGAAGCGGCCCGTGCTGGCGAAGCCGGTCGCGGATTTGCAGTGGTGGCCGATGAAGTACGTAAACTGGCGGAAAAGACCATGGCTTCCACAAACGATGTGGGCAACGCCATTGCTGCCATCCAGCAAAGCACATCCAAGAGCGTGCAAAGCATGGACAACGCCCTTGAGCAGGTGCAAACCGCCACAACGTATGCCAACAAATCGGGCGAAGCCCTGCGCGAGATCGTCAACAACGCGCTTTCCACAGCCGATCAGGTGCGCGCCATCGCAACTGCCAGCGAGGAACAGTCCGCAAGCAGCGAAGAGATCAACAAGTCCATTCTTGAGGTCAACGAACGCTCCGAGCAGACGGCCCACGCCATGAACGCCGCTTCCGGCTCTGTGGCGGATCTGGCAACCCAGGCCAACACGCTGAGTCAGCTGGTGGCCGACATGAAGCGCGGCTAA